Proteins encoded by one window of Vitis riparia cultivar Riparia Gloire de Montpellier isolate 1030 chromosome 11, EGFV_Vit.rip_1.0, whole genome shotgun sequence:
- the LOC117925245 gene encoding protein sel-1 homolog 1 gives MLGSLFAKTSLKPSALHLFQFNLQRGLHSRNKKAAEFLAQGFSAIKEVDRVMDKSEPNSRLLIPLLRKAKENFELALEADNSNSHARYWLSKLHLKYHVPGACKAIGAALLVEAADMGDAEAQYELGRRLRYENEYVQSGQQAFYYLEKAADQLHTGALYLLAAIYLTGDGVKKDMASALWCFHKASERGHAGAAIVYGSLLLRGVQLPESVTKLYKTASKSSGSAVLDPVEMAKEQFQIAAKAGCELGFKWLQRLEEEEKRLLTE, from the exons ATGTTGGGGTCACTCTTTGCAAAGACTTCTCTGAAACCAAGCGCCCTTCACCTTTTCCAATTCAATCTACAG AGAGGTCTACATAGTAGAAATAAGAAGGCTGCGGAGTTCTTAGCACAAGGGTTTAGTGCTATAAAGGAAGTTGATAGGGTCATGGATAAATCAGAGCCCAATAGCCGCCTTCTCATACCTCTCCTCAGG AAAGCAAAGGAAAACTTTGAGTTAGCTCTGGAGGCTGACAACTCAAACTCCCATGCTAGGTATTGGTTGTCCAAATTGCATCTCAAGTACCATGTCCCAGGGGCATGCAAAGCTAT TGGAGCTGCTTTGTTAGTGGAAGCTGCAGATATGGGTGATGCTGAAGCACAGTATGAATTGGGTCGTCGTCTAAGATATGAG AATGAATATGTTCAGTCAGGACAACAAGCTTTCTATTACTTGGAGAAGGCTGCTGACCAG TTGCATACAGGTGCTCTTTACCTTCTAGCTGCTATATATTTGACTGGGGATGGCGTGAAGAAGGATATGGCCTCAGCATTATGGTGTTTCCATAAAGCATCGGAGAGG GGACATGCTGGCGCAGCTATAGTATATGGATCTCTTCTTCTCAGAG GTGTTCAATTACCAGAATCTGTaacaaaattgtacaaaacAGCAAGCAAGAGTTCAGGAAGTGCTGTGCTAGATCCAGTAGAGATGGCAAAAGAACAGTTTCAGATTGCTGCAAAAGCAGGGTGTGAGCTTGGATTCAAATGGCTGCAAAGACTTGAGGAGGAAGAGAAGCGTTTACTGACCGAATGA
- the LOC117924487 gene encoding DEAD-box ATP-dependent RNA helicase 52C-like, with product MTMSWADVSTDTPTNPTRLARPTRPTYVPPHLRHGAAVATANGTTPIGSDCPPEQGRTATSRGRGQSRGRGRGQGWGQRREASEANASPFDGSEKFDELEEVEDTNGGLSINFDAYEDIPVEASGSDIPPPVSAFAEIHLGEGLNQNIRRCKYVKPTPIQRHAIPIAMAGRDLMACAQTGSGKTAAFCFPIICGILRNQLSRGGARLACPTALILSPTRELSCQIHEEAKKFSYKTGLKVVVAYGGAPISQQFRNLERGVDILVATPGRLVDMIERARVSLRMIKYLALDEADRMLDMGFEPQIRKIVEQMDMPPPGARQTMLFSATFPNEIQRLAADFLSNYIFLSVGRVGSSTDLIMQRVEFVEDTDKRYHLMDLLQSQMTNRTPKNYTLTLVFVETKRGVDALEQWLCMNGLAATAIHGDKVQMERERALKSFKSGATPIMVATDVAARGLDIPHVAHVINFDLPKAIDDYVHRIGRTGRAGKSGLATAFFNDGNLSLAKSLVELMQESNQEVPSWLNQYAERPSYGGGRSRYGGGRFGGHDFRSSSQLKREDYYSPSPYDDVTQTDVFVAPASGEGYYSIPYGEAAPPDSYAAGSDRYGFDHGSIVASGWD from the exons ATGACAATGTCGTGGGCTGATGTCTCCACTGACACACCCACCAACCCAACTCGCCTTGCTCGCCCCACTCGCCCCACATACGTGCCCCCACATCTCCGGCATGGTGCTGCGGTTGCCACCGCCAACGGCACCACTCCAATCGGTTCCGACTGCCCTCCAGAACAAGGCCGGACGGCTACCAGCCGGGGCCGTGGCCAGAGCCGGGGACGTGGACGTGGGCAAGGATGGGGTCAGAGGAGAGAGGCTTCTGAGGCAAATGCTAGCCCATTCGACGGTTCTGAGAAATTTGATGAATTGGAAGAGGTAGAAGACACTAATGGTGGTTTGAGTATAAATTTCGATGCGTACGAGGACATACCAGTTGAGGCCAGTGGCTCCGATATACCCCCACCTGTCAGTGCATTTGCAGAGATTCATCTGGGTGAGGGTTTGAACCAAAATATCAGAAGGTGCAAGTACGTGAAACCGACGCCGATACAACGCCATGCCATTCCGATTGCAATGGCGGGTCGAGATTTGATGGCCTGTGCCCAGACGGGTTCGGGCAAAACGGCGGCGTTTTGTTTCCCGATCATATGTGGTATTTTGAGGAACCAGTTATCGCGGGGTGGTGCCAGGCTTGCTTGTCCAACTGCTCTTATCCTATCTCCGACGCGGGAATTGTCTTGTCAG ATACACGAGGAAGCTAAGAAGTTCTCTTATAAAACCGGTTTGAAGGTGGTAGTAGCTTATGGAGGAGCACCAATATCTCAGCAG TTCCGTAATTTGGAAAGAGGTGTGGACATCTTAGTTGCTACACCTGGTCGCCTTGTGGATATGATTGAGAGAGCAAGAGTTTCTCTtagaatgataaaatatttggctttAGATGAGGCTGATAGAATGTTGGACATGGGCTTTGAGCCTCAGATCAGGAAGATTGTCGAGCAGATGGATATGCCACCACCAGGTGCAAGACAGACAATGCTTTTCAGTGCTACGTTTCCTAATGAGATACAG AGGCTTGCTGCGGATTTTTTATCAAACTACATATTTCTATCTGTAGGACGAGTTGGTTCAAGCACTGATCTTATCATGCAGAGAGTTGAATTTGTTGAAGATACAGACAAACGTTACCATCTGATGGATCTTCTTCAATCTCAAATGACAAATAGAACCCCCAAAAAC TATACTTTAACTCTAGTTTTTGTGGAGACAAAGAGAGGAGTAGATGCATTAGAACAGTGGTTGTGCATGAATGGTCTGGCAGCAACAGCAATACATGGTGACAAAGTGCAAATG gaaaggGAACGGGCCTTGAAATCATTCAAAAGTGGAGCCACTCCGATAATGGTAGCAACTGATGTTGCTGCACGAGGCCTGGATATTCCACATGTAGCACATGTCATCAACTTTGATCTGCCAAAAGCCATAGATGACTATGTTCACAGAATAGGCCGGACAGGTCGTGCCGGTAAATCAGGTCTAGCAACAGCATTTTTCAATGATGGGAACCTTTCCCTTGCAAAATCACTTGTGGAGCTAATGCAGGAATCAAACCAAGAGGTTCCTTCTTGGTTGAACCAATATGCTGAGAGACCATCATATGGTGGTGGTCGGTCCCGATACGGAGGTGGCAGGTTTGGTGGACATGATTTTCGAAGTAGTTCTCAATTGAAAAGGGAAGACTATTACTCTCCAAGTCCATATGATGATGTGACTCAGACTGACGTTTTTGTTGCCCCTGCTTCTGGTGAAGGTTACTATTCAATCCCTTATGGTGAAGCAGCTCCACCTGACTCTTATGCTGCTGGATCAGACAGATATGGATTTGATCATGGTTCAATTGTGGCAAGTGGTTGGGACTAA